A single window of Candidatus Dependentiae bacterium DNA harbors:
- the galU gene encoding UTP--glucose-1-phosphate uridylyltransferase, translating into MEIKKAIIPAAGLGTRFLPTTKVIPKEMLPLLDKPAIQWVVEEGVRSGIKNYILVTGKNKKAIEDHFDSNHELDHMLKERGQEKYLDALSKIMRMAEFTSIRQHEPLGLGHAVWTARHAVGKEHVAVLLPDDIFLGPLPAIAQLAKVAEQEKCNVIAVKEMPMDCISRYGVIEIKKQISTNLFQVKRLVEKPKAIDAPSNLAIVGRYILSPGIFEVLESTEFGVGEEIQLTDAIQSLILNGEKVFAYKVQGSRYDTGTTIEWLKSNIALALKHPDYSEVIMEYLKQIDRDMIFLEGKADLLKQRQL; encoded by the coding sequence ATGGAGATAAAAAAGGCGATAATTCCTGCTGCAGGTTTAGGTACTCGTTTTTTACCAACTACAAAAGTTATTCCCAAAGAAATGCTTCCTCTTCTTGATAAGCCTGCTATTCAGTGGGTAGTTGAAGAGGGTGTTCGATCTGGTATAAAAAATTACATTTTAGTTACGGGTAAAAATAAAAAAGCAATCGAAGATCATTTTGATTCAAACCATGAATTAGACCATATGCTTAAAGAGCGAGGACAAGAAAAATATCTTGATGCGCTTTCAAAAATTATGCGAATGGCAGAATTTACAAGTATCCGGCAACATGAGCCACTTGGTCTTGGACATGCTGTTTGGACCGCGAGACATGCAGTAGGCAAAGAGCATGTTGCAGTTTTGCTTCCGGACGATATTTTTTTAGGTCCACTTCCAGCAATTGCGCAGCTTGCAAAAGTTGCAGAACAAGAAAAATGTAATGTTATAGCGGTCAAAGAAATGCCAATGGATTGCATTTCGCGCTATGGTGTGATCGAAATCAAAAAACAAATTTCTACAAATTTATTTCAAGTTAAACGTCTTGTTGAAAAACCAAAAGCTATCGATGCTCCTTCAAATTTGGCGATAGTTGGAAGATATATTTTGTCACCAGGAATTTTTGAAGTTTTAGAAAGTACAGAGTTTGGTGTTGGTGAAGAGATTCAGCTTACAGATGCAATTCAGAGTTTAATTTTGAATGGTGAAAAAGTATTTGCGTACAAAGTGCAAGGTTCACGGTATGACACTGGAACAACAATTGAATGGTTGAAATCAAATATTGCACTTGCGCTAAAACATCCAGATTATTCTGAAGTGATAATGGAATATTTAAAGCAGATTGATAGAGATATGATTTTTCTTGAAGGCAAAGCTGATTTGCTTAAGCAAAGACAATTATAA
- a CDS encoding phenylalanine--tRNA ligase subunit alpha — translation MGNLKSKIELLQVQFGQELAAAVASKDLEKIRISFLGKKGFITEILSQLKDLSVEDKKIIGPLLNSFRSDVESKIKEKETLILKSEIEKADLKKQNFDFSVYKTDANKGSLHPYTQVIEEIENIFISMGYEVLDGPELESEHYNFTALNIPQEHPARDMYDTFWVNLPNYLLRTHTSPVQVRTMESKQLPIAAVIPGRCYRHEATDATHDYMFMQCEGFLIDKNVTVANLFATAKTFLEALFKKSLDIRIRPGFFPFVEPGFEIDARCPFCKNGCSVCKKSTWIEVFPGGLIHPNVLRAGGIDPEVYSGFAFGFGLTRLAMLKYGVNDIRLFHSGKVRFLEQF, via the coding sequence ATGGGGAATTTAAAGAGTAAAATTGAATTACTTCAAGTACAGTTCGGACAGGAGCTAGCAGCTGCTGTTGCATCAAAAGATTTGGAAAAAATTCGAATTTCTTTCTTGGGTAAAAAAGGTTTTATCACAGAAATTTTGTCACAACTAAAAGATCTATCTGTTGAAGATAAAAAAATAATTGGTCCGCTTTTAAATAGTTTTAGATCCGATGTTGAAAGTAAAATTAAAGAAAAAGAAACTTTAATTTTAAAAAGTGAAATTGAAAAAGCTGATCTAAAAAAACAAAACTTTGATTTTTCTGTTTATAAAACTGATGCAAATAAAGGTTCGCTTCATCCATATACTCAAGTCATAGAAGAAATAGAAAATATTTTTATTTCGATGGGATATGAAGTTTTAGATGGTCCAGAGCTTGAATCAGAACATTACAATTTTACAGCTTTAAATATTCCGCAAGAACATCCTGCGCGAGATATGTACGACACATTTTGGGTAAATTTACCAAATTATCTTTTGCGCACTCACACCTCTCCTGTTCAAGTGCGAACGATGGAGTCGAAACAGCTTCCGATTGCAGCAGTTATTCCTGGCAGGTGCTATAGGCATGAAGCAACCGATGCAACTCATGATTATATGTTTATGCAATGCGAGGGTTTTTTGATTGATAAAAATGTTACAGTTGCAAATCTTTTTGCGACAGCAAAAACATTCTTAGAAGCGTTGTTTAAAAAAAGTTTGGACATTCGAATTCGTCCTGGATTTTTCCCTTTTGTCGAACCAGGATTCGAAATTGATGCACGTTGTCCATTTTGTAAAAATGGATGTTCCGTTTGTAAAAAATCTACATGGATAGAAGTTTTTCCTGGCGGTTTGATTCATCCGAATGTTTTGAGAGCGGGTGGTATTGATCCTGAAGTATATTCAGGTTTTGCATTTGGATTTGGTCTAACTCGACTAGCTATGCTTAAGTATGGAGTAAATGATATTCGTTTGTTCCACAGTGGCAAAGTTAGATTTTTAGAACAATTTTAA
- a CDS encoding 30S ribosomal protein S16 → MAVKIRLSRIGKKNTPCWKIVAMDSRKKRDGAYLDNLGTYDPIKKIIVQLHLDKLNEWVSKGALCSDTVKKIIKLHKNQTA, encoded by the coding sequence ATGGCTGTAAAAATACGTTTAAGCAGAATCGGTAAAAAAAATACCCCTTGCTGGAAGATCGTAGCAATGGATTCTAGAAAAAAAAGAGATGGCGCATACTTAGACAATCTTGGCACATACGACCCTATCAAAAAAATAATTGTACAACTTCACTTAGACAAGCTTAATGAATGGGTTTCCAAAGGCGCACTTTGCTCCGACACAGTTAAAAAAATTATCAAGCTTCACAAAAATCAAACTGCTTAA
- a CDS encoding signal recognition particle protein, translated as MFGFLSQKFSGVLSWLKDKGRLTEENVEQALAQVKDALLEADVPYEIVDTFLQEIKSEAVGQKVTTTLNPGQHFIKIVYNKLLNFLGGESSVATSFQIPSVIMVMGLQGSGKTTTIAKLAHWCQKEAQKKNKKRNILLTSVDFYRPAAIDQLEILAKKVNCVFFRAPSTDPIKAAKEIYNHFKNNGFEHLFLDTAGRLQVDENMMQELVQIEKIITPKYKILVLDIMTGQESLRVAKTFDEKVGFNSAILSKMDSDARGGAAFAFRYALKKPISFVGFGEKIEDLESFIPQRMASRILGMGDILTLIEKAEETIDTKKQDDFSKRLFEGNFNLEDFAKQIEYIDKMGSLKKIMQYIPGVSQIPADKLDSGQKEMKIFKAIISSMTKKERICPQILDASRKQRIAKGSGTSAQDVNQLLARFEQSKQFVKNFKKMGNFRGF; from the coding sequence ATGTTTGGATTTCTATCACAAAAATTTTCTGGCGTTTTGAGTTGGTTGAAAGATAAAGGAAGATTAACAGAAGAAAATGTTGAGCAAGCACTTGCACAAGTTAAAGACGCATTACTCGAAGCTGACGTTCCCTACGAAATCGTTGATACCTTTTTGCAAGAAATAAAAAGTGAAGCAGTAGGCCAAAAAGTAACCACAACACTAAATCCCGGTCAACATTTCATCAAAATCGTTTACAATAAATTGCTAAATTTCCTTGGCGGTGAATCTAGCGTAGCAACATCTTTTCAAATCCCATCAGTCATTATGGTAATGGGTTTACAAGGATCTGGTAAAACAACAACCATCGCAAAGCTCGCACACTGGTGCCAAAAAGAAGCTCAAAAGAAAAATAAAAAAAGAAATATTTTACTAACATCCGTCGACTTTTATCGCCCCGCAGCTATTGACCAACTAGAAATACTTGCTAAAAAAGTTAATTGCGTTTTTTTCAGAGCTCCCTCCACAGATCCGATCAAAGCGGCCAAAGAAATTTACAATCATTTCAAAAACAATGGCTTTGAACATCTATTCTTGGACACGGCTGGAAGACTCCAGGTTGACGAAAATATGATGCAAGAGCTGGTACAAATCGAAAAAATAATTACTCCAAAATACAAAATTTTAGTTTTAGACATCATGACAGGACAAGAATCACTTCGCGTTGCTAAAACGTTTGATGAAAAAGTTGGCTTTAATAGCGCCATTTTGAGCAAAATGGATAGTGATGCTCGCGGCGGAGCTGCGTTTGCATTCCGTTATGCGCTCAAAAAACCAATCTCCTTTGTCGGATTCGGTGAAAAAATTGAAGATTTAGAATCATTCATACCTCAGCGTATGGCTTCACGAATTTTGGGAATGGGTGATATTTTAACATTAATAGAAAAAGCTGAAGAAACAATCGATACCAAAAAACAAGATGATTTCTCAAAACGATTGTTTGAAGGTAATTTCAACTTAGAGGATTTCGCAAAACAGATTGAATACATTGACAAAATGGGATCATTAAAAAAGATAATGCAATATATTCCTGGAGTTTCACAAATCCCAGCGGACAAGCTTGACTCAGGGCAAAAAGAGATGAAAATCTTTAAAGCTATAATCTCTTCAATGACCAAAAAAGAGAGAATTTGCCCACAAATATTAGATGCTTCTAGAAAACAACGAATTGCAAAAGGCTCAGGAACTAGCGCTCAAGATGTGAACCAACTTCTTGCCAGATTCGAGCAAAGTAAGCAATTTGTAAAAAATTTCAAAAAAATGGGGAATTTTAGAGGATTTTAA
- a CDS encoding RNA-binding protein, with amino-acid sequence MLKDLIESILKKLVDHPDKISIKESLVDHTIHVEIKVAPEDLGKIIGKEGKMARVIRTLAHLTAAQQGQNATLDILEQAKDPK; translated from the coding sequence ATGTTAAAAGATTTGATCGAATCAATCCTCAAAAAACTGGTCGATCACCCAGATAAGATATCAATCAAAGAATCTTTGGTAGATCACACAATTCACGTAGAAATCAAAGTAGCACCAGAAGATCTTGGCAAAATCATTGGTAAAGAGGGAAAAATGGCGCGAGTCATCAGAACTCTTGCACATTTAACAGCAGCTCAACAAGGCCAAAATGCAACTTTGGATATTTTAGAACAAGCCAAGGACCCAAAATAG
- the rplS gene encoding 50S ribosomal protein L19 yields the protein MKARFQTKETILYSDLENRNFPTFNVGDSIDVSLIVKEGDKERIQLFSGDVIAMHNNGISSTFTVRTIASNGVGVEKILPYYSPIISGIKLVKKGVVRRAKLYYIRKRVGKAARIQEKVLTRTQKEHLQD from the coding sequence ATGAAAGCGCGCTTTCAAACTAAAGAAACAATTTTATATTCAGATTTAGAAAATAGAAACTTTCCAACATTCAACGTTGGTGACAGCATCGACGTTTCACTCATCGTAAAAGAGGGTGATAAAGAAAGAATTCAATTATTCAGCGGCGATGTTATCGCAATGCATAATAACGGTATTTCAAGCACTTTCACAGTAAGAACAATCGCTTCCAACGGCGTTGGCGTAGAAAAGATTCTACCTTACTACTCACCAATCATCAGCGGAATCAAATTAGTCAAAAAAGGTGTCGTTCGAAGAGCAAAATTATACTACATTCGTAAAAGAGTTGGTAAAGCTGCTCGAATTCAAGAAAAAGTTCTTACAAGAACTCAAAAAGAGCACTTACAAGATTAA
- the trmD gene encoding tRNA (guanosine(37)-N1)-methyltransferase TrmD translates to MQISIITVFPSFYENFLKTSLVGRAISNNLVRFNIVQFSSFCEPKERIDEPCVGPGAGVIIKPQIVEKAITSCEKQFGKAFKIFFSPQGKVLDQNILNKIAKETTSKPSNENDEKSQKGHIILVCARYEGMDERVETSFADEIISIGDYVLMGGDLPAQVFLEGFLRLIPGIVGKAESVEKESFEGPFLDYSNFGLPETWNNQDIPAVLRSGNHGEIEKWRSENATQKTILKRFDWLRKNVKKEEDMALVSKFIPSHYVALMHSDVVVKSKGCGDTSITSIDIHDIARSAATYGIKNYFVVSRLEDQHMILETFLKFWKSPEGKSYNFSRYNAVSRVEPTKSLDEALQKIETIEGKKPILIATSAQSHSKVPMVDFYSQGKIWEQNRPVLIIFGTGQGLSEELLEKCDYMLGPVRGIPNYNHLSVRSAAAIVLDRWLGINEISQQ, encoded by the coding sequence GTGCAGATTTCGATCATTACGGTTTTCCCTTCATTTTATGAAAACTTCCTAAAAACTAGCTTGGTCGGTCGCGCTATTTCAAATAATCTTGTTAGATTCAACATTGTCCAATTCTCCTCCTTTTGCGAGCCCAAAGAACGCATTGATGAACCTTGCGTAGGCCCCGGGGCTGGAGTCATTATCAAACCTCAAATTGTTGAAAAAGCTATAACAAGCTGCGAAAAGCAGTTTGGAAAAGCATTCAAAATATTCTTTTCCCCACAAGGCAAAGTTTTAGATCAAAACATTTTAAATAAAATAGCAAAAGAAACCACATCTAAACCTTCCAACGAAAACGATGAAAAATCACAAAAGGGACATATCATTTTAGTTTGTGCTCGATATGAAGGTATGGATGAAAGAGTAGAAACATCTTTTGCTGATGAGATTATCTCAATCGGCGATTATGTTTTGATGGGCGGAGATTTACCCGCTCAAGTATTTCTTGAAGGTTTTCTACGCTTAATTCCTGGAATCGTTGGTAAAGCGGAATCGGTTGAAAAAGAATCATTTGAAGGTCCCTTTTTAGATTATTCCAATTTTGGACTTCCAGAAACCTGGAACAATCAAGATATTCCCGCTGTTCTACGTAGCGGAAATCATGGTGAAATCGAAAAATGGCGAAGCGAAAATGCTACTCAAAAAACCATCTTAAAGCGATTTGACTGGCTACGTAAAAATGTAAAAAAAGAAGAAGATATGGCACTCGTTTCCAAATTTATACCTTCGCATTATGTAGCGCTTATGCACTCAGATGTTGTTGTAAAATCTAAAGGATGCGGCGACACATCAATCACATCAATAGACATCCATGATATAGCAAGATCGGCAGCAACATATGGAATAAAAAATTACTTTGTAGTTTCACGGCTTGAAGATCAGCATATGATTTTGGAAACTTTTCTAAAATTTTGGAAATCACCTGAAGGTAAAAGCTACAATTTTTCACGCTACAATGCAGTATCGAGAGTAGAGCCTACAAAATCTCTAGATGAAGCTCTCCAAAAAATAGAGACTATCGAAGGCAAAAAGCCAATTTTGATAGCAACATCTGCCCAAAGCCACTCAAAAGTTCCAATGGTTGATTTTTATTCGCAAGGCAAGATTTGGGAACAAAATAGACCAGTTTTGATAATTTTTGGCACAGGACAAGGTTTAAGCGAAGAATTATTAGAAAAATGTGACTATATGCTCGGACCGGTTAGAGGCATTCCAAACTATAACCATTTATCGGTAAGATCCGCAGCCGCTATAGTTTTAGACCGATGGCTTGGAATTAATGAAATATCGCAACAATAA
- a CDS encoding choloylglycine hydrolase: MKKLLFIFLILGCLNEQIFACTSFIIKAKDGTVVKARSNEFSISANSNIIAVSKGYKFVGTLPDGGVGLQWETKYNFLGLDGFGLPMVGDGVNERGLTFSGLMFRASTSFEKHDPKDNSKILAPWEVGTWILSICATIDDVIVNLKKIKIVSSICKSVGKEFPFHYFVVDKTGRSVVIEPKDGVIKVFENPVGVATNAPSFDWHLINLQNYMNVTAKDAESMMLGDLKITPFSTASGMRGLPGDWTSPSRFVRAAFLKTWALPVENSEEAVLNAIRLLNTFFITKGMTYGIQDGKTVFEYTQWETFTDLKNLKIYYRTYNDMNIKVVDLKKIKFVKGTIKRFPIEDKIHFEDVSSRLI, encoded by the coding sequence ATGAAGAAATTATTATTTATTTTTTTGATTTTGGGGTGTTTGAATGAGCAAATATTTGCTTGTACTAGTTTCATCATTAAAGCTAAAGACGGTACCGTTGTAAAAGCACGTTCAAATGAATTTAGTATTTCTGCAAATTCAAATATTATTGCTGTTTCAAAAGGTTATAAATTTGTAGGGACTTTGCCTGATGGCGGAGTTGGGCTACAGTGGGAAACAAAATATAATTTTTTAGGATTAGATGGTTTTGGTTTGCCTATGGTTGGTGATGGAGTCAATGAAAGGGGTTTAACTTTTTCAGGTCTTATGTTCAGAGCATCTACAAGTTTTGAAAAACATGATCCAAAAGATAATTCTAAAATATTAGCACCATGGGAAGTTGGAACTTGGATTTTGTCCATTTGTGCAACAATCGATGATGTGATTGTAAATTTAAAAAAAATAAAAATTGTTTCTTCTATTTGCAAATCAGTTGGTAAAGAATTTCCTTTTCATTATTTTGTTGTTGATAAGACTGGAAGAAGTGTGGTCATTGAGCCTAAAGATGGTGTTATTAAAGTTTTTGAAAATCCTGTTGGCGTTGCTACTAATGCACCTTCTTTTGATTGGCATTTAATTAATTTACAAAATTATATGAATGTTACAGCTAAAGATGCTGAAAGTATGATGCTAGGAGATTTAAAGATTACTCCTTTTTCTACTGCCAGTGGTATGCGAGGGTTGCCTGGAGACTGGACTTCGCCTTCAAGATTTGTCAGAGCTGCTTTTTTGAAAACTTGGGCTTTGCCTGTAGAAAATAGTGAAGAGGCTGTTTTAAATGCGATTAGACTTCTCAATACTTTCTTTATTACCAAGGGGATGACTTACGGTATTCAGGATGGTAAAACTGTTTTTGAATATACTCAGTGGGAGACTTTTACAGACTTAAAAAATCTAAAAATTTATTACAGAACCTACAATGATATGAATATCAAAGTAGTGGATTTAAAAAAGATTAAATTTGTAAAAGGAACGATCAAACGTTTTCCTATAGAGGATAAAATTCATTTCGAGGATGTATCAAGTAGATTAATTTAG
- a CDS encoding AraC family transcriptional regulator: MCDCKITLLTSPIQIEGISIKTTNQNNQAQKDLGILWNKFLSENIPSQITNKLNENIYVLYTDYEGDFTKPYKCVIGCEVKTSTENSTLSHKIIPSGNYAFFKAEGKMPDELMNTWQKIWNSNLDRSYICDFEIWKTIDGKTEVEIYIGLK; this comes from the coding sequence ATGTGCGATTGTAAAATAACGCTTTTAACTAGCCCTATTCAAATAGAAGGTATTTCTATCAAAACAACTAATCAGAATAATCAAGCACAAAAAGATTTAGGAATTTTATGGAATAAATTTCTTAGCGAAAATATTCCATCTCAAATTACTAACAAATTAAATGAAAATATTTATGTGCTTTACACCGACTACGAAGGCGATTTTACAAAGCCATATAAATGCGTCATAGGATGTGAAGTTAAAACATCTACAGAAAATTCTACGCTCTCTCACAAAATTATCCCTTCAGGCAATTATGCTTTTTTCAAAGCAGAAGGCAAAATGCCAGACGAACTTATGAACACTTGGCAAAAAATTTGGAACTCTAACCTTGATAGATCTTATATCTGCGACTTTGAAATTTGGAAAACGATCGACGGCAAAACTGAAGTAGAAATTTATATCGGATTAAAATGA